AGGAAAGCGATCTCGCTTTGCGCATCCATCGAGCTGGTGGGCTCGTCCATCAGCAGGATCTGCGGACGGGTGACCAGGCTGCGCGCCAGCGCCACCAGTTGCCGCTGGCCGCCAGACAACAGGCTGCCCATTTCGCCGACTGGCAGGTCCCAGCCCATCGGATGCCCGGCCACCACGCGGTCCAGGCCCGTCAGCTTCGCCACTTCGACCAGCCGTTGCGCATCGACATGCCGTCCCATCAGGACGTTGTCACGCAAGGTGCCGTGAAAGAGCCGCGGCTCTTGCGACACAAAGCCCACCTTGCTGCGGAACTCGGCCGGATCCACCTGCCGAAGGTCGATGCCGTCCACTTCCACCATGCCCTCGGTGGGCTGGTACAAGCCCGCGAGCATGCGCAGCACCGTCGACTTGCCGCTGCCGATGCGTCCGAGGATCGCCAACCGCTCACCCGGCTGGATGCGCAAGGTCACATTGCGCAGCACCTTCGGCGACTGACCGTCACCTTGCGGCGGATAGGAGAAGCCGACATCGTTCAGGCCGATGCGGCCGGTGATCTGGTTCAGCGGCACATAGTTGCGGTTGGACTCCCGCTCGGTCGGCGCATTCATCACGCTGTTGAGCGACTGCATCGCCGCGCGCGCGCCCTGGTAACGGGTCGCGAGGCTGACCAGGCTGTTCAGCGGCATGGTGGCGCGGCCGGCAAACATCACCGCGCCGATCAGCGAGCCGGCGCTGATCACGCCGTCGTTGATCAGGTAGACGCCCCACACCAGCATGATCAGGTTGATCAGCTGCTGCATGGTCATCGAGATGTTCATGCTCCAGCTCGACATCGTCCGGGCCCGCAGCGCGGACTCGGCCACGATCGCGGTGCTTTGCTCGTAGCGACGCAGGAAGCGGCCCTCGGCGCCGGAGGTCTTCAGGTCTTCCAGGCCTTCCAGCGCCTCGACCAGGGTGCCGTGCAGATCGGCCGCCTCGGTCATGTTGGTGCGCATCGCCCGGCGCAGATAACCCTGGATGGCCAGGCTCATCAGCAGCATCAGCGGGATCGCGCCCATCAGCACCCAGCCCAGCGGACCACCGATCACGAAGGTCATCGCGACGAACACGACGATGAACGGCAGGTCGGTCAGCACCGACATGGTCGCGGAGGTGAAGAAGTCCCGCACCACCTCGACCTGCGCCAGATAGTGGGCATAGGAGCCAGCCGACGCCGGCTTGTGTTCCATCCGCACGCCCAGCGTCTGGCGGAACAGCTTGGCGCCGATGATCAGGTCGGTCTTGCGGCCGGCCAGGTCGATCAGGTGGCTGCGCAACTGGCGCGCAAACATGTCGAACAGCAGCGCCAGCCCGGCACCGACCGCCAGTGTCCACAGCGTGACGAGCGCCTGGTGCGGAATGACCTTGTCGTAGATGACCGAGGTCACCAGGCCCGACACCAGCATCAGCACATTGCTCAGCAGCGCGGCCAGCATCGCCGAGCGGTAATAGGGCACGAAGCGACGCAGGGTGCCCCACAGCCAGTGATTCTCGGGCTGCAGCAGCGGCTGATCTTCCTTGGACAGCGGCTTGGCCTGCGATTGCTCCTGCGGCGTCACCGCCAGGATGAAACCGCTGTATTCCTGATCCAGCTCGGACGCCGGCGCCACGCAGCTGGCCGCCTCCGGGCCGGGGAAAACGACTTCGTAGCGGGCCCCGCCCTCCGGCGCATCGTCCAGGCGGCGGACCAGCACGCAGGCGTCGCCGCCGTTGAGCAGCAGCACCGCAGGCAGCAGCAGCTGGTGGATTTCCTCGATGCCCTTGCGCAGCAGCCCGGCGTTGTAGCCGGCCTCGCGCATCAGGCGAATGCCCTGGTCAGGGCTCAGCGCGCCTTCGATCGGCGCGCCCGCGCGCAGGGATTCGATCGAGCGCGGCCGGCCGTGATGCTGGGTCAGCCAGGCCAGGCATTGCAGCAGCGGATCGACCGCCGGCTGCTGGGCCAGGTCCGCCAGCGGATCATGCGGTTCGTCCGGCATGCCGGGCGCGCGCTGGCCGTCCTCGGCGGCCAGACGCAGGCCGGGGCGGCGTGCGTGCGGGTCTCCGTCGAAGAAAGGATCGTGCGGCCGGGTCATTGGGGGAATCGTGACTCAATCACTGCCGATGGGCGAGTGCCAATTGCTCGAATTCGCGCTCAATGTCACGAACCATCTGCGGGACGTCGAAAAGTGGGCTGTGGCGGCCCTCGTCGCGCAGATAGCGCTTGTAGGACCGGGCGCGGCCGGGGTTCAGGCCGATCTGCACCGCCCGCTCGACGTATTCCTCCAGCGAGAAGGTGATCAGGTCCGGCAGGCCCACCGCCGTCAGCAGGCTGCCGCACATGCGGGAGATGTAGCTGCGGCCGGAGCGGGTCAGGATCGGGGTGCCCATCCACAGGCAGTCGCTGGCGGTGGTGCCGGCGTTGTAGGGGAAGGTGTCCAGCACCAGGTCGGGCAACTGGAAGCGTGCCAGATAGTCCGGCGGCGCCACCCGCGGCGCAAAGATCAGCCGGGCCGGATCCACGC
The Roseateles amylovorans genome window above contains:
- a CDS encoding type I secretion system permease/ATPase, producing the protein MTRPHDPFFDGDPHARRPGLRLAAEDGQRAPGMPDEPHDPLADLAQQPAVDPLLQCLAWLTQHHGRPRSIESLRAGAPIEGALSPDQGIRLMREAGYNAGLLRKGIEEIHQLLLPAVLLLNGGDACVLVRRLDDAPEGGARYEVVFPGPEAASCVAPASELDQEYSGFILAVTPQEQSQAKPLSKEDQPLLQPENHWLWGTLRRFVPYYRSAMLAALLSNVLMLVSGLVTSVIYDKVIPHQALVTLWTLAVGAGLALLFDMFARQLRSHLIDLAGRKTDLIIGAKLFRQTLGVRMEHKPASAGSYAHYLAQVEVVRDFFTSATMSVLTDLPFIVVFVAMTFVIGGPLGWVLMGAIPLMLLMSLAIQGYLRRAMRTNMTEAADLHGTLVEALEGLEDLKTSGAEGRFLRRYEQSTAIVAESALRARTMSSWSMNISMTMQQLINLIMLVWGVYLINDGVISAGSLIGAVMFAGRATMPLNSLVSLATRYQGARAAMQSLNSVMNAPTERESNRNYVPLNQITGRIGLNDVGFSYPPQGDGQSPKVLRNVTLRIQPGERLAILGRIGSGKSTVLRMLAGLYQPTEGMVEVDGIDLRQVDPAEFRSKVGFVSQEPRLFHGTLRDNVLMGRHVDAQRLVEVAKLTGLDRVVAGHPMGWDLPVGEMGSLLSGGQRQLVALARSLVTRPQILLMDEPTSSMDAQSEIAFLRQLRDAAGQCTLVMVTHRPAVLELVSRILVVDSGRLVMDGPRDQVLAALSGVRPAAPAGQAPAQSAPEAGNLHMHPAAQPVQRSASV